GCGGGCCTCTTTCTCGGCGTTCTCGCGGGCCTGATCTTCGATGCGCTTGGCGATCAAGGCGGCTTCGTGGGAGGCGTTCGATTCCACCGCCGTCAAGAGCGCCTTCTTGGCCTCCTCGGAGGTCATCCCCGAGACGTCTTCCAGGGCTTGGTTACGCTGCTGCAGCAGTTCCTGGGCCTCTTTTTCCTGATCGCGGATGAGTTCTTCGCGCTGGCGCAGGCCGCGCGACCACTCCTCGAACTCCTGGTTGCGGTTGCGCAGTTGTTCTTCTTGTTCCTGCAGGCGGTCGCGGCGCTCCGTAAGCTTTTCCTCGGTGCGGGAGTTCTCGCGGCGCCGCTCTTGGATCTCGTTTTCGGCTTCGGTGCGCCATTGCAGGATCTGGTCGCGGGCTTCCAGCAGGCGTTCTTTCTTGAGGCGTTCGGCTTCTTGCTGGGCGGCTTTTTCGGCCTGCTGCCGCTTTTCCTCGGCCTCGCGGACTCTCTGGTTGATGTAGAAGACCCGAAGCAGCAGCCAGACGGCAATAGCGACGGCGGCGACGACGGCCAAGCCAATCACTTGCGGGTCCATAGGGTCGAACTCCTGACCCCGACAGGTGTGAGCGTCTGCATGAGGGGAGGGATATCGCCTCCCCGCTCCGCCGTGTGGCTACGGAAATGAACCTGCCTTAGCAGGTGGGTACCCTGCCGTCCGCCGTAGGGGATTCCCGCGGGGGATTCCGCACATGGCTGACGGACCCGAGTTCCCGATAATTGAGTGTTGGCTCAATTCTCGTTCACCATCACGAACATCGCAGGGGGGCGACCCCGCTTCTAGTCTATCGGATCGCAGGAGGCCAGTTCAAAGACCCCGCGCCGCCTCCAGCGTATCGGCCATGCGGTCTGACTCGCGCCCGACGTGGCGGCGCAACGATTCGAGCTGGCGCTGAAGGGAAAGGTGCCCGTCGACGATGTTGAGGGCCGCCAAAACGGCCACCTTGAGAGAATCTACGGTGGGCGTCTGGCGCGATACTTCCTTCATTCTTTCGTCCAAGACCTGCGCCAGCCGGCGCACATGGTCGGGATCGTCGCTGCGTACGTGGTACGTCTGTCCGTAGATCTTAACCGCCGTAATCGGAGCCTTTCCGTCCTGCATGCTTCGCTTACACCTGCAGAGTCGATTTATCGGCCGGCCTCTGCAAGCCGGCAATTTTCTCTAAAAGTCCGGCCAGGCGGGAGCGCACGTGAGCCCTTTGAGACCTGTAGCGCTCCACCAGCCGGCGGATTTCTTCCTGGTCGGATCTCAGTTGCGCCAGTTCTTCCCGCAGATCGGCGACCTGCAGGCGCAGGGACTGGTTTTCGCGGCGCAGGCGTCTCAAGTCGTTGGCGGCGGCTGTCACCGCATCATCCAACCGCTTGAGGGCCTCCCGAGCCATCGATCTCCCCCCCGCTTCGATCCGCGCCGCCGGAAGGCGGGCAACGGACTTCCGCCGCACCAAACCTTCGGGCAAACTGAATCCGAATGACAATTGGGAAAGGCTGACTTGCAGAGATCAATGAGGGCGCTGAATGCCTGACGGCATCGCAACGCATTTCATTGTAACCCATAGGGAAGGGATGTCAAGCCAAAGATAAAGGGCGGGATGAAGGTGCGCAACCTCCATCCCGCCCTTTGCAAAGCGGTTGGCGAGTGTGGGGCCTATCGGGAATCGAGAGCCTTCTTCACGGTCTCGGCCACGGCCGCGAACCCCTCCGGGTCGCGGGCCGCCAGATCAGCCAGCATTTTGCGGTCGAGTTCCGACTCTGCCAGTTTGAGGCCGTGCATGAACTGGCTGTAGGAAAGGTCATGCAGACGAGCCGCAGCGTTGATGCGCATGATCCAGAGGCGGCGGAAGTTGCGTTTCTTCTGGCGCCGGTCCCGATAGGCGAAGGCCAGGCTGCGCATGACCTGCTCTTTGGCGGCCTGGTGCAGCTTGCTCTTGGTTCCCCAGTAGCCTTTCGCCTGCTTGAGGATTTTCTTGCGGCGCTTAAGCCGCCGGTTTCCACGTCTAACCCTAGGCATTTCGATACACCTCGTCTATTTCAATTTCAGCATCCGCAGCACGCGTTTCTGGTCGCCCGGGGCTACAAGCTTCGACTGGCGCAGCTTGCGTTTGCGCTTGGGGCTTTTCTTGGTCAGGATATGGCTGGCGTGGCTGCTGTGGCGCTTGATCTTGCCGGTGCCGGTGAGTTTGAAGCGCTTGGCGGCTGATTTCTTGGTCTTCTGTTTCATGTCTATGGCCGATCTTTCCAGAGACCCGTCGGCGGGGACGGGCTATTCTTTTTTCTTCTTGGGAATCAGCATCATGGTCATGTTGTAGCCTTCCAGCTTGGGCTCGCGCTCGACTTCGACGAGGTCGGCGAGTTCTTCCTTGAGCTGTTCCAGGATGTCGCGTCCGGCCTCGGGATGGGTGACCTCGCGGCCCCGGAACATGATGGTGGCTTTGACCTTGTTCTCGTCCTCGATGAAGCGGATGATGTGCTTTTTCTTAAAATCGTAATCGTGCTGGTCGGTCTTAGGTCTGAACTTGACCTCTTTGACCTGCATTTGCTTCTGGTGCTTCTTGGCCTCCTGAGCCCGCTTGCTCTGCTGGTACATGTATTTGCCGTAGTCCAGAATGCGGCAAACGGGCGGATTGGCGTTAGGGGCCACTTCCACCAGGTCGAGCCCCTTGTCTTGGGCGATCTTGTAAGCATCCTTGGGATGCATAATCCCCAGTTGAGTCCCGTCGCTGTCAATAGCCCGGATCTCGCGGGCTCGAATTTGCCGGTTGACTCGAACTCGAGGCCCCGACCTTCCGCGCCTTCCCGAATATTTTCTCAAATCCTGCCTGTCGTCTCTCCGTTGCACGGATGCAGCCCGTCCGAACCGACGAAGGGAGCGTCCGCTTTACACGTTGCATCAAACGGCTCAGAGCCGCCGATGATAACACAAAAACGACCGGCAACCACATTCACCTGCGGCAGGGGAGCGATTTTTTCCATCGCCTCCCCGAAACCGCCGGGAGGGTTGCCGGTGTTGCAGTCAAAAACTGGGTCAGAAACTCGATCCCGTTTACTGGACGGCCTCTTTGAGGGCTTTGCCCGCGGTGAATTTGACCACCGTCTTGGCCGGAATCTGGATTTCTTTTCCGGTTTGCGGGTTGCGTCCGGTGCGGGCGTCGCGATGCGAGGTGGAGAACGTTCCAAATCCCACCAAGGTGACCTTGTCACCGCCTTTGAGGGCGTTCTGCACGTGCTCCAGGGCCGCGTCCAGCGCGCTCTGGGCCTGCGACTTGCTGATCCCTGCATCGTTGGCGATCGCATCGACTAGTTCTGCTTTATTCATCACTCCTCCTTAAAAACGATTCTGAAAAACTCTTCCCATTCGCTTACGGGCCGGGAAAAAGCCCATATGGTAGATCACGCGGCCTTTTTGTTCAAGAGGCGTTCCCGAATTTTCTCCACCGCTTTCCTGAATTGTTCCTCCTCGATGGCTTCAGCCAAGCGGCGATAGTATTCGTCGCCAAGTTCCTGCGAGCCGTCTTCAGGGACGTTATCATAGTAGAAAGTGGTCTGGAAGTCCTGCTCGGGCCACCTCAAATCGGGCGCCACGCCGGAATCCCTAGGCCCCTCAGCCTGCACCGGTTCTCCCGAAGGCCGAAACACCCTCTGAGTAGAGAGAATCAGCCGAGATCCGTCCTGCAGGCGAAACGATTCTTGCACGCCCCCCTGACCATTTGTCCGTTCCCCCAGGGTTTCGGCCCGGTTTTGGTCGTGGAGTGCGGCGGTGAAGACCTCGGCGGCTCCGCTGGTGCCGTGGTCGATCAGGATCAGAACCGGCAGGTCGGGGAGCAGCGGTTGGCCTTGCGTCTTCAGTTCTTCCTCATCGCCTGAGCGCGCTCTGAGGGTGGCGGCCAGGGTTTGCCCGGGGAGAAAGTGGGAGGCGGTTTTGACGGCTTCCTCCAAATCGCCCAAAGCGTTTCCCCGCACGTCGATGAGCAGTCCTCTCAGTCCCGAGGACTGAAGCTCTTCGAGATGTTGAGCAACGGAGTCGGCGATGCCCTCGTTGAAGTGAGAAATGGCGAGCAATCCGATGCCGTCTTCCAGCATGCGGGACGAGGCTTCCTGCAGGGGCGTCCGGCGGCGCTCCAGCACCAGCAGCGTGGGCTGGGTGCGGCGGGCGCGTATGACGCGCACCTCCACTTGGCTGTCAGGCTCGCCCATGAGCCGGCTTTCGGCCTCCCACAGGCTCATGGTGGTGGTGGACTGACCTTCGATCGACTCCACCATGTCGGCGGTCCGCAGCCCTTGAGCCTCGGCGGGAGATCCAGCCAGCACCGACACCACGTAAACGTAGCCGAAGCGCTTGGAGAGAATCAAGCCGGGCGAGGCGGCATCGCTTGTGCGCCGGCCCGCCAGCTCCTGGTAGGTCTGGCTGTCGACGAAGCTGGAGAAGGGGTCTAACGACTCGACCATTCCCTGCAGGGCGCCTTTGATGGCCCGGTCCATGTCGGGCCGCTCCACGTACTCGTCGCGTATTTTGTGCAGAATGTCCATGAAGATGGACAGGTCCTGATAGACGTCGTTGCTGAGGGCGGCGGTATCCATCACGCCGCCGATAAAGCCGTATGCGACGATCAGAGCCGAGAGCAAGACGATGACAAGCTTGATTCGAACCATCACGAAGGGCGCCTTCCTTTCTCCCAAAGAGAAGGAGAAGTATATCTGAAATGGGCCCCTGGCAACAAGGTGAAACCCCGCCCGGACGTTGTTTGGGGCTGGATGTGGGGAGCAAGAGAGTGGGGGTGGCCATCAGCGATCCGCTGCGCCTGACAGCCCGTCCGCTGACCACCTTGCGCCGCACTTCGGACCTGGAGGAGGACGCCCGCCGCATCGCCCGCCTGGCTCGCCGCGAGCAAGCGGCCGAACTGGTGGTGGGACGCCCCCGGCACCTGCATGGCCGCCCCAGCTCGGTTCTGGAGCACATCCTTCCCCTGGCCCGCCAAGCCGCCCGCCTCAGCGGACTGCCCCTGAAGTGGGCCGAGGAGCGCCTTTCCAGCAAGGAAGCCGAACATCTGATGGCCCAGGCCGGCGTTCCTCCCCGAGAACGCCGCGGGCGCCGCGACGAGTTCGCCGCTGCCGTGATCCTGCAATGGTATTTTGAGGAGGGACCGGTGGAGCCTCCCTCCGCCGGCCCTGAGCAACCATGAGCGAGCAAGGCCAGCCATTCGAGCAAGGCGGCAAGTCCGGCCCTTCCACATCTCCCTCCACTCCGCCCGCCCGCCTGGCACGTCCTCGCTGGTTCATGGCCGCCTGGATGATGGTGGCGCTGGCGCTGGCGCTGTCGGCGGGACTGCTGTGGCTGGTTTCACGCTGGAACGAACCCTACGGCTCGGGACGGCGCCTGGTGGAGATCCCCCGCGGCTACTCGCTGGAACGCATCGCTTCACGCCTGGAAGAGGAGCAAGTCGTCTCCTCGGCCCTGCTTTTTCGCCTCTACGTGCGCCTGAGGGCCTCGGCTTCCGACCTCAAGGCGGGGGAATACCTCTTCGACCGTCCCCTCAGCCTGGCCCAAGTGGCCGAGAAGCTGCGCAGCGGCGACATCCACTATCACCGGGCAGTGGTGAGGGAGGGGCTCGACCTGCAGGAGATCGCCCGCGACCTGGCAGCTCAGGAATGGGGAAGGCGGGACGCTCTTCTGCAGTTGCTTCAGGACCCGGCCTGGATCGCCGACCTGGACGCTCGGGCCCAGGACCTGGAGGGCTACGTTTTTCCCGACACCTACTTTTTCCCCCGTTCCGCCACGCCCCGCCAGGTGCTCAAGACCATGGTGGATCGTACCCGCCGGATCTGGAATGAGCAGAGGCAGGCCCGAGCCCGTTCCCTGGGAATGAGCCTGCGCGAAGTCCTCACGTTGGCCTCGCTGATCGAGGAAGAAGCCGCCCGGGCCGACGAGCGGCGGCTCATCTCTTCGGTCTTCCACAACCGCCTGCGCCAGAACATCAAGCTGGACTGCGATCCCACGGTGGTCTACGCCGTCAAACGTCAAGGCCTCTACGACGGAATCATCCACCTCAGCGACCTGCGCATCGACTCCCCTTACAACACCTATCTCTACCCGGGACTCCCTCCCGGACCCATCGCCAATGCCGGCTTGGCCTCAATCGACGCCGCCCTCAACCCGGCCGACACCGACTTTCTTTTCTTCGTGGCCCGCAACGACGGAAGCCACGTCTTCTCCCGCACCTACCGTCAGCACCAGCGGGCCGTGGAGCGCTTTCAGCGGCCCTGACCGGGGGCCAAAGCGCCTTTCAGGGAGGGCCGATGAAACGCTGCGGGAAAGCAAGCGTCTAATGAGCTAGACTGTAAGGGCAAGCCTATGGAGACCATTTTGAAGCGAAAAAAAATTCTCGTCGTCGCAGCCCTGCTGGTGACGGCGACGGCGGTCGCCCTGGGGGCGCAGGGGCGCAAGAAGCACCGCCTGCCGCCTCCGCTGCGGCTCTTCATTCCTTTTGAGGCCGCCTGGGAGGGCATGCTGGAGACCGTCCGCGAAGACATGCCCGTGGACGTGCAGGATTCCGACAAGGTCAGCGGCCAGATCATCACCAGCAAGCGGGACTATATCGACGGTCCCCTGACGGAGAGCCACATCGCCAAGATCGGAGTCCCGGTGCGTCTGCGCGACGCCACCTGGAAACAGGTCCGCTACCAGTACGTGGTCAAGATCGAACTGATCGCGGAACGCGAATCGGTGGTGACCGTCGATGTCGACATCGAAGCCCTCAAGCGTGAATTTCTGGGGCAGGAAAGCTGGGTCGAGATTCAAAGCAACGGACGGCTGGAAACCCAGTTGTTGAACGCCTTCGGCCAGCGGCTCTTCGGGTCCGACTTTCAGTTGGAAGAGCCCAAGAAGGGATTCTGGGAGCACGATCCGTCCTACGTCCCGCGTCCGGAAGACCGCGTTCCCACCATCGCCAGCCCCGAGCGGCCGCCGCGCTGAGGACTCTTGACGAGGATCATGACCGAGCAAGCAATCACTATTCTCGACACGGCCCTGCGTTATTC
This sequence is a window from Acidobacteriota bacterium. Protein-coding genes within it:
- the zapA gene encoding cell division protein ZapA, which codes for MQDGKAPITAVKIYGQTYHVRSDDPDHVRRLAQVLDERMKEVSRQTPTVDSLKVAVLAALNIVDGHLSLQRQLESLRRHVGRESDRMADTLEAARGL
- the zapB gene encoding cell division protein ZapB, coding for MAREALKRLDDAVTAAANDLRRLRRENQSLRLQVADLREELAQLRSDQEEIRRLVERYRSQRAHVRSRLAGLLEKIAGLQRPADKSTLQV
- the rplT gene encoding 50S ribosomal protein L20 produces the protein MPRVRRGNRRLKRRKKILKQAKGYWGTKSKLHQAAKEQVMRSLAFAYRDRRQKKRNFRRLWIMRINAAARLHDLSYSQFMHGLKLAESELDRKMLADLAARDPEGFAAVAETVKKALDSR
- the rpmI gene encoding 50S ribosomal protein L35; protein product: MKQKTKKSAAKRFKLTGTGKIKRHSSHASHILTKKSPKRKRKLRQSKLVAPGDQKRVLRMLKLK
- the infC gene encoding translation initiation factor IF-3; this translates as MRKYSGRRGRSGPRVRVNRQIRAREIRAIDSDGTQLGIMHPKDAYKIAQDKGLDLVEVAPNANPPVCRILDYGKYMYQQSKRAQEAKKHQKQMQVKEVKFRPKTDQHDYDFKKKHIIRFIEDENKVKATIMFRGREVTHPEAGRDILEQLKEELADLVEVEREPKLEGYNMTMMLIPKKKKE
- a CDS encoding HU family DNA-binding protein: MNKAELVDAIANDAGISKSQAQSALDAALEHVQNALKGGDKVTLVGFGTFSTSHRDARTGRNPQTGKEIQIPAKTVVKFTAGKALKEAVQ
- a CDS encoding S41 family peptidase, with protein sequence MVRIKLVIVLLSALIVAYGFIGGVMDTAALSNDVYQDLSIFMDILHKIRDEYVERPDMDRAIKGALQGMVESLDPFSSFVDSQTYQELAGRRTSDAASPGLILSKRFGYVYVVSVLAGSPAEAQGLRTADMVESIEGQSTTTMSLWEAESRLMGEPDSQVEVRVIRARRTQPTLLVLERRRTPLQEASSRMLEDGIGLLAISHFNEGIADSVAQHLEELQSSGLRGLLIDVRGNALGDLEEAVKTASHFLPGQTLAATLRARSGDEEELKTQGQPLLPDLPVLILIDHGTSGAAEVFTAALHDQNRAETLGERTNGQGGVQESFRLQDGSRLILSTQRVFRPSGEPVQAEGPRDSGVAPDLRWPEQDFQTTFYYDNVPEDGSQELGDEYYRRLAEAIEEEQFRKAVEKIRERLLNKKAA
- the ruvX gene encoding Holliday junction resolvase RuvX codes for the protein MGPWQQGETPPGRCLGLDVGSKRVGVAISDPLRLTARPLTTLRRTSDLEEDARRIARLARREQAAELVVGRPRHLHGRPSSVLEHILPLARQAARLSGLPLKWAEERLSSKEAEHLMAQAGVPPRERRGRRDEFAAAVILQWYFEEGPVEPPSAGPEQP
- the mltG gene encoding endolytic transglycosylase MltG, which produces MSEQGQPFEQGGKSGPSTSPSTPPARLARPRWFMAAWMMVALALALSAGLLWLVSRWNEPYGSGRRLVEIPRGYSLERIASRLEEEQVVSSALLFRLYVRLRASASDLKAGEYLFDRPLSLAQVAEKLRSGDIHYHRAVVREGLDLQEIARDLAAQEWGRRDALLQLLQDPAWIADLDARAQDLEGYVFPDTYFFPRSATPRQVLKTMVDRTRRIWNEQRQARARSLGMSLREVLTLASLIEEEAARADERRLISSVFHNRLRQNIKLDCDPTVVYAVKRQGLYDGIIHLSDLRIDSPYNTYLYPGLPPGPIANAGLASIDAALNPADTDFLFFVARNDGSHVFSRTYRQHQRAVERFQRP